In a genomic window of Sphingomonas koreensis:
- a CDS encoding phytanoyl-CoA dioxygenase family protein, whose amino-acid sequence MDRNPMLAAAIDQTRARLARDGWCVLRAALPPETIAALDADLAPAFAQTPFCQGSFYGETTKRFGRLLARSERMAALVQHAVVQGVVEAILAPWCDCIQLNVAQAIAIHPEAPAQIPHRDQDMWRGPVGEIEYLVNVIWPLTPFRAENGATLVWSNTHGAAALDPPPTSAGIAAEMEPGDALLFLGSALHGAGANRTTGVRRGLVVGYSLGWLKPYESQMLAYPPDVARAFPPGLAALAGYRQHRPNLGNYEGQCPSVLLAGTADTPRAAIDALRPDQRDQVEAFRRSQTEP is encoded by the coding sequence ATGGACCGCAACCCGATGCTGGCGGCCGCGATCGACCAGACCCGCGCCAGGCTCGCGCGCGACGGCTGGTGTGTCCTGCGCGCCGCGCTGCCGCCCGAGACGATCGCGGCGCTCGATGCCGACCTCGCCCCGGCGTTCGCGCAGACACCCTTCTGCCAGGGTAGTTTCTATGGCGAGACGACGAAGCGGTTCGGGCGCCTGCTGGCGCGCTCGGAGCGCATGGCGGCGCTGGTCCAGCACGCGGTGGTGCAGGGTGTGGTCGAAGCGATCCTCGCGCCGTGGTGCGACTGCATCCAGCTCAATGTCGCCCAGGCGATCGCGATCCATCCCGAGGCGCCCGCGCAAATACCGCATCGCGACCAGGATATGTGGCGGGGGCCGGTCGGCGAGATCGAATATCTCGTCAACGTGATCTGGCCGCTGACGCCGTTCCGGGCCGAGAATGGCGCGACGCTGGTCTGGTCGAACACGCACGGCGCCGCCGCGCTCGATCCGCCGCCGACCTCAGCGGGGATCGCTGCCGAGATGGAGCCCGGCGACGCGCTGCTGTTTCTCGGCTCGGCCTTGCATGGGGCCGGCGCCAACCGCACCACCGGGGTCCGGCGCGGGCTGGTGGTCGGCTATTCGCTGGGCTGGCTCAAGCCCTATGAGAGCCAGATGCTCGCCTATCCGCCCGATGTCGCGCGCGCATTCCCGCCCGGGCTGGCCGCTTTAGCCGGCTATCGCCAGCACCGGCCCAATCTCGGCAATTATGAAGGCCAGTGCCCGTCGGTCCTGCTCGCCGGCACGGCGGACACGCCACGCGCCGCCATCGATGCGCTGCGCCCCGACCAGCGCGACCAGGTCGAGGCGTTCCGCCGCAGCCAGACCGAACCATGA
- a CDS encoding acyl-homoserine-lactone synthase, protein MLHAMGAANRPVSDKVMRGMFAARKQVFVDLLKWDVPVLGGAYEIDQFDDAHAHYLVLADRDGGHLGSARLLPTTRPHILDSFYPELCEAAPPSGPDIFEVTRFCLDRSLSARERRGVRDTLVTALADHALAHGIARYSAIAEMGWLQQILAFGWRCCPLGLPVTIGGKMLGALAIEIEPDTPRKLAAAGIVPLPALLGGDTLAAA, encoded by the coding sequence ATGTTGCACGCGATGGGAGCTGCAAACCGCCCGGTGTCGGACAAGGTGATGCGCGGGATGTTCGCGGCGCGGAAGCAGGTGTTCGTCGATCTCCTGAAATGGGACGTCCCCGTCCTCGGCGGCGCCTATGAGATCGACCAGTTCGACGACGCGCACGCGCATTATCTGGTGCTCGCCGACCGCGACGGCGGTCATCTCGGATCGGCGCGGCTGCTGCCGACGACGCGGCCGCATATCCTCGACAGCTTCTATCCCGAGCTGTGCGAAGCGGCGCCGCCGAGCGGCCCCGACATCTTCGAAGTGACCCGGTTCTGCCTCGACCGGAGCCTGAGCGCGCGCGAGCGCCGCGGCGTGCGCGACACGCTGGTGACGGCGCTGGCCGATCATGCGCTCGCCCATGGCATCGCCCGCTATAGCGCCATCGCCGAGATGGGGTGGCTGCAGCAGATTCTCGCCTTTGGCTGGCGGTGCTGTCCGCTCGGCCTGCCGGTGACGATCGGCGGCAAGATGCTCGGCGCGCTCGCCATCGAGATCGAGCCCGATACGCCGCGCAAGCTCGCCGCGGCGGGCATTGTCCCGCTCCCGGCGCTGCTGGGCGGCGACACGCTCGCCGCGGCCTGA
- a CDS encoding LuxR family transcriptional regulator, whose translation MGMHDMGPFLRELEAATSPDDLALAMVEICAILGFEYFALTHHVDIPSATGTDIRLHNYPARWADYYDAQALGVSDPVHRASHVTSRGFPWSRMHDMITLTPGDRRVLMLGAEQGIGDGFTVPANVPGETLGSCSFANGAGRPLPEAMLPLAQLAGLFAFEGARRLWSTRKIDEAAAPVLTDRQRDCILWAARGKGDWEISRILGVSEETVARHIKQACERYGVHKRTLVAIRALFDGTLTFTDIFKR comes from the coding sequence ATGCACGATATGGGGCCGTTCCTCCGGGAGCTCGAAGCCGCGACGAGCCCGGACGACCTGGCGCTCGCGATGGTCGAGATCTGCGCGATACTCGGGTTCGAGTATTTCGCGCTGACCCATCATGTCGACATCCCGAGCGCGACCGGTACCGACATCCGGCTGCACAACTACCCCGCACGCTGGGCGGACTATTATGACGCGCAGGCGCTCGGCGTGTCCGATCCCGTGCACCGGGCAAGCCATGTGACCAGCCGCGGCTTCCCATGGTCGCGGATGCACGACATGATCACGCTGACGCCGGGCGACCGGCGGGTGCTCATGCTCGGCGCGGAGCAGGGGATCGGCGACGGGTTCACGGTGCCGGCCAATGTACCCGGCGAGACCCTCGGTTCCTGCTCCTTCGCCAATGGCGCCGGCCGGCCCTTGCCCGAGGCGATGCTGCCGCTGGCACAGCTTGCGGGCCTGTTCGCGTTCGAGGGCGCACGGCGACTGTGGTCGACGCGCAAGATCGACGAGGCGGCGGCGCCGGTGCTGACCGACCGGCAACGCGACTGCATCCTGTGGGCGGCGCGCGGCAAGGGCGACTGGGAGATCAGCCGCATCCTTGGAGTCAGCGAGGAGACCGTAGCGCGCCATATCAAGCAGGCGTGCGAACGATACGGCGTACACAAACGGACATTGGTGGCGATCCGGGCGCTGTTCGACGGAACGCTCACCTTCACCGATATCTTCAAACGCTGA